In a single window of the Arthrobacter sp. StoSoilA2 genome:
- a CDS encoding LuxR C-terminal-related transcriptional regulator, with translation MFDSEVQRILDFVGRGISVRIIGAPGSGRTTVLQNVVANLEKTGIAIHLISGLRTHRSIPYAAIKSLGLELRPGRSGVMDMADALSSQISKPGKHVLIVDDIQLLDIESLAVLESVRRRSDCPLVVTAPDSGSISRGQLAVMNSGREALLQLNPLHFEQVHTLVTQVLGAAADADTTARILTKSGGNPRLIVRITETAALSELLVMRGRQWQMTGDSLWNEHLRGTLEELLADLEPEEVTALHTMAILGTARVDVLQKVVQPDVLEGLERRGFLSVMDDHHNGPIAAISPPVIADYFRGQKTLRDRHLLRNKIAGALEGVPQTAQGNSTTADCLSRVLGSLRLEKGNDDAVTARHFHDHSAGRERTRYERWQANKSATNAAALLRVYWGAPVNVMRATRVCQETSTLNGDPNDVLFLAITKAFLAIYSGQGVSAAVDILNGFAEQNPEQASTAEAAILFINASHGRIPPSAEPSAEGSEHEPLGLEGLVKSLLELYRFQPGKVLDVTEKAEDDDAFPHLRPFLHGFALFAAGRIEDSLVFALDWRAEARRNLDQFGVVASSYVAAHGLLYRGYFEEAEYLMSSVFAMGRPGFVVDVLYDAMLRLAGLRHATTAISPALSIASQARSEVPDVGPLPGIGKGVHELVSAETTQPSVFDRHAVKLIRRQLKSGYILEATMTALLCTCLCPGGPVLDILRKILRDSGVTAHDQMMAVATAVVEGDHKLLGLLLKHYELDADNYQIGMLLRGALKRHVLEGNTAAAEAMAEASSLFAARFPSTNEQLSFNTFRTTPLTEREIEVAALAGHRSNVEIAEHLGISARTVENHISNALRKTGATSRNGLFILVGNSMAAR, from the coding sequence GTGTTCGATTCTGAGGTTCAGCGCATCCTCGATTTCGTTGGCCGCGGCATAAGCGTGCGGATTATTGGAGCCCCCGGAAGCGGCAGGACCACGGTGTTGCAAAACGTCGTGGCCAACCTGGAAAAAACCGGTATCGCTATCCACTTAATCAGCGGCCTTCGGACACATCGCTCAATTCCGTACGCAGCCATCAAGAGCCTGGGTTTAGAGCTTCGGCCCGGCCGCAGCGGCGTTATGGATATGGCAGATGCGCTCTCAAGCCAGATATCCAAGCCTGGAAAGCACGTCCTGATAGTGGACGACATCCAGCTGCTGGACATCGAATCGCTGGCGGTCCTGGAATCCGTTCGGCGCAGGTCCGATTGTCCGCTGGTCGTCACGGCTCCGGACAGCGGCTCGATCTCAAGAGGTCAACTGGCCGTCATGAACAGTGGCCGCGAAGCTTTGCTGCAACTGAACCCACTCCATTTTGAGCAGGTACACACTTTGGTGACGCAGGTGCTGGGGGCTGCTGCAGATGCCGACACAACAGCCAGAATCCTGACCAAGTCCGGCGGCAACCCTCGGCTCATCGTCCGCATTACGGAGACCGCGGCCTTAAGCGAGCTGCTGGTTATGCGTGGCCGGCAGTGGCAGATGACAGGTGACAGCCTCTGGAACGAGCATCTGAGAGGAACCCTCGAAGAGCTGCTGGCGGACCTGGAACCGGAAGAAGTCACTGCCCTGCACACCATGGCAATCCTTGGCACCGCCCGTGTAGACGTTCTTCAAAAGGTGGTACAGCCTGATGTGCTGGAAGGCCTTGAACGGCGGGGATTCCTGTCAGTCATGGACGATCACCACAACGGACCGATCGCGGCGATAAGCCCGCCAGTCATCGCAGACTATTTCCGGGGCCAAAAGACGCTCAGGGACCGGCACCTCTTGCGAAACAAGATTGCTGGTGCACTTGAGGGGGTGCCTCAAACTGCGCAGGGCAATTCCACCACTGCTGACTGCCTTTCCCGGGTGCTGGGGTCCTTGCGGCTCGAAAAGGGAAACGATGACGCCGTAACCGCCCGGCATTTTCACGATCACAGTGCGGGCCGCGAACGCACGCGCTATGAACGATGGCAAGCGAACAAGTCCGCGACCAATGCTGCCGCTCTGCTCAGGGTTTACTGGGGAGCGCCGGTGAACGTTATGCGGGCAACCCGCGTCTGCCAGGAGACGTCAACGCTCAACGGCGACCCCAATGACGTTCTCTTCCTCGCGATCACCAAGGCTTTCCTTGCAATCTACTCAGGGCAGGGCGTGAGTGCGGCAGTGGACATCCTGAATGGATTCGCCGAGCAGAACCCGGAACAGGCCTCTACGGCTGAGGCCGCGATCCTCTTCATCAACGCCTCGCATGGTCGGATTCCGCCAAGTGCCGAACCTTCCGCCGAGGGCTCGGAACATGAACCGCTGGGCTTGGAAGGACTCGTCAAGAGCTTGCTTGAGCTGTATCGCTTTCAGCCGGGTAAGGTCCTCGACGTGACAGAGAAGGCTGAGGACGACGACGCCTTCCCGCACCTGCGCCCCTTTCTGCACGGTTTCGCGCTTTTTGCAGCAGGCAGGATTGAGGACTCCTTGGTCTTCGCGCTGGATTGGCGCGCCGAGGCGCGCCGAAATCTCGATCAGTTCGGCGTCGTGGCCAGTAGCTATGTTGCGGCGCACGGTCTGCTGTACCGCGGCTATTTCGAGGAAGCCGAGTACCTCATGAGCAGCGTCTTTGCCATGGGCCGTCCGGGCTTCGTCGTCGATGTCCTTTATGACGCCATGCTGCGGCTCGCAGGCCTACGGCATGCGACGACGGCGATCTCGCCAGCGCTGTCCATCGCGTCGCAGGCGCGGAGTGAGGTTCCTGATGTTGGGCCGTTGCCCGGTATCGGCAAGGGTGTACATGAGCTCGTTTCCGCAGAGACTACCCAGCCGTCGGTTTTTGACCGGCATGCAGTCAAGCTCATCAGACGCCAGCTGAAGAGCGGCTACATCCTGGAAGCAACGATGACGGCGCTCCTTTGCACATGCCTGTGTCCCGGGGGACCGGTCTTGGATATCCTGCGCAAGATCCTGCGGGACAGCGGTGTAACGGCTCACGACCAGATGATGGCCGTTGCCACAGCCGTTGTGGAAGGCGATCACAAGCTGCTCGGTCTCCTCCTGAAACACTACGAGTTGGATGCCGATAACTATCAGATCGGCATGCTCCTTCGAGGTGCCCTCAAGCGCCACGTCCTGGAGGGAAACACAGCAGCGGCCGAGGCCATGGCCGAAGCTTCCTCTTTGTTCGCGGCAAGGTTTCCGTCAACCAACGAGCAACTCTCGTTTAACACTTTCAGGACGACGCCACTCACCGAACGCGAAATCGAGGTTGCCGCGTTGGCAGGACATCGCTCGAACGTTGAGATTGCTGAACATCTGGGGATCAGCGCGAGAACAGTGGAAAACCACATCTCCAACGCGCTGCGAAAAACCGGCGCAACCTCGCGTAACGGCCTCTTCATCCTCGTGGGCAATTCAATGGCGGCACGCTGA
- a CDS encoding APC family permease — protein MSNSPALARRLGTFDASLIGLGSMIGAGVFAAFTPAAAAAGSGLLIGLVVAAFVAFCNATSSAQLAARYPTSGGTYVYGRERLGPWYGFLAGWGFVIGKTASAAAMAMTFAAYAAPAGWERPVAIAAVVILTAVNYHGVTRTAGLTRILVIAVLTALAIAVAAVWGGSGPDFSNFVGEGLLAHGWYGILQSAGLLFFAFAGYARIATMGEEVREPRRTIPRAITIALGITIVIYALIAVTLLAALGPGGVSGTPTPLADAVHAGAMSWAAPIVRIGAAVASLGALLALIAGLGRTSLAMAREHDLPHWLAAVHPRYRVPHRAETTLAVAICLIIAVADLRGAIGFSSFGVLLYYLVANIAAFTQPAEDRRYPKALQVAGAVACVALVATLPPLSVGLGVLMFVVGIVFRVIRLRRSSSSLR, from the coding sequence GTGAGCAATTCCCCGGCCTTGGCCCGCCGCCTCGGCACCTTCGATGCGTCCCTCATTGGCTTAGGCTCTATGATCGGTGCCGGGGTTTTCGCTGCCTTCACACCAGCCGCAGCGGCTGCAGGATCCGGGTTGCTTATTGGCCTGGTTGTTGCGGCCTTCGTGGCCTTCTGCAATGCGACGTCCTCCGCGCAACTCGCTGCCAGGTACCCTACCTCCGGCGGAACATACGTCTACGGACGTGAACGGCTTGGGCCCTGGTACGGCTTCCTGGCTGGGTGGGGATTCGTGATCGGCAAGACGGCCAGCGCCGCGGCCATGGCTATGACCTTCGCGGCCTATGCCGCACCGGCAGGTTGGGAGCGACCGGTGGCGATTGCCGCCGTCGTAATCTTGACCGCTGTGAACTATCACGGAGTGACTCGGACGGCGGGACTTACCCGAATTTTGGTGATCGCGGTCCTGACCGCTTTGGCGATAGCCGTGGCCGCCGTGTGGGGTGGGTCGGGACCTGACTTCAGCAATTTTGTGGGGGAGGGCCTGCTGGCACACGGCTGGTACGGCATATTGCAGTCGGCCGGACTGTTGTTCTTTGCCTTCGCCGGCTACGCACGGATTGCGACGATGGGTGAGGAAGTTCGCGAGCCTCGCCGCACCATTCCCAGGGCAATCACGATCGCCCTGGGAATCACCATCGTCATCTATGCCCTGATAGCGGTCACGTTGTTGGCGGCACTGGGACCCGGGGGTGTTTCCGGGACCCCGACACCCCTCGCCGACGCTGTCCACGCTGGTGCGATGTCTTGGGCAGCTCCGATTGTTCGGATCGGAGCCGCAGTTGCCTCATTGGGTGCCCTCCTCGCGCTGATCGCGGGGCTCGGCCGGACAAGCCTGGCCATGGCCCGCGAACACGACCTTCCGCATTGGCTGGCTGCCGTCCATCCGCGGTACAGGGTTCCCCACCGGGCCGAAACAACGCTCGCCGTAGCAATTTGCCTGATTATTGCCGTGGCTGACCTCAGGGGCGCCATCGGTTTCTCGTCGTTCGGTGTGCTGCTGTATTACCTGGTTGCGAACATTGCGGCCTTCACTCAGCCCGCCGAGGACCGCCGGTATCCGAAAGCACTTCAAGTTGCTGGAGCTGTTGCCTGCGTGGCGTTGGTTGCGACACTGCCGCCACTGTCTGTCGGGCTGGGTGTGCTGATGTTCGTGGTGGGCATCGTTTTCCGGGTGATCCG